One genomic window of Ruminococcus gauvreauii includes the following:
- a CDS encoding ICP22 family protein, with product MKKKYAALILGMMLGIAVTGCSNNTEEGKQTAQTEEHAQEESITGEVKSTDEKSITVILTNPSSAGEEKGSGEEKTVLITEDTQVVRSQGPGKADEKTAPEKPEGDGMPDDAGEKPNDGEVPGEPPAGEKPEDEITWEDIREGDTVAITLDADGNAVKVTVRSDDLGQGMGQALNSSSTGSIPLAGVYTVDGEDASSEDQTYDSEDANENTVLVTNGGNLTMSGAKLGKTGDTTSEDESNFYAVNAVAAATADSAIALSDTEITSDAKGANAVFATGSNAVVRADHITIHTTADSSRGLDATYGGSVTAENIDITTEGAHSAALATDRGEGTIKASNGTVSTSGEGSPCIYSTGDISAENITGKAAGAQTMVIEGKNSITIEGCDLSGAGENGVMLYQSTSGDAAEGTSVLSAKDSAITTTSDGPMFYVTNTEARVDLNNVSLNYSSGVLISASGNETNNWGTPGNNGGNLTFTAANQVLNGSVLCDEISTVSMKLSGSTRFAGSIDADHTGNVQISMDTGSTWNVAGDSYVTVITDGDTSLSNIESNGHTIYYDASADGNEWLDGSTITLPGGGSLTPAVG from the coding sequence ATGAAGAAAAAATATGCGGCGCTCATTCTCGGCATGATGCTGGGAATTGCAGTGACAGGATGTTCAAATAATACAGAAGAGGGAAAACAGACGGCTCAGACGGAAGAACATGCACAGGAAGAGAGCATCACGGGTGAAGTCAAATCGACAGATGAAAAGAGTATAACGGTTATACTGACGAACCCATCGTCTGCAGGAGAAGAAAAAGGTTCCGGAGAAGAGAAGACCGTTTTGATCACAGAAGATACACAGGTCGTGAGAAGCCAGGGACCTGGCAAAGCGGATGAGAAAACAGCACCTGAAAAACCAGAAGGAGATGGGATGCCGGATGATGCAGGAGAAAAACCGAACGATGGGGAAGTTCCGGGAGAACCCCCGGCAGGAGAAAAACCCGAAGATGAAATTACATGGGAGGATATCAGGGAGGGCGATACGGTTGCCATTACTCTGGACGCGGATGGCAATGCGGTTAAGGTCACGGTTCGTTCAGATGATCTGGGTCAGGGAATGGGCCAGGCGCTGAACAGTTCATCGACGGGAAGCATTCCGCTGGCAGGCGTCTATACTGTCGACGGTGAGGATGCGTCCTCAGAGGATCAGACGTATGACTCTGAAGATGCGAACGAAAACACCGTGCTTGTGACAAATGGCGGAAACCTGACGATGAGCGGAGCAAAGCTCGGTAAAACCGGAGATACGACAAGCGAGGATGAGAGCAATTTTTATGCCGTCAACGCTGTGGCAGCGGCGACGGCAGACAGCGCGATCGCCCTCAGTGATACTGAGATCACGTCCGATGCGAAGGGTGCCAATGCAGTATTTGCGACCGGCAGCAATGCGGTGGTCAGGGCCGACCACATAACGATCCATACAACGGCGGATTCATCTAGGGGACTGGATGCGACATATGGAGGATCGGTAACTGCTGAGAATATCGATATCACAACGGAGGGCGCTCACTCTGCAGCGCTGGCAACAGACCGGGGTGAGGGAACGATAAAGGCGAGTAATGGAACCGTCAGTACATCAGGGGAGGGCTCTCCGTGTATCTATTCCACGGGCGATATCAGTGCAGAGAATATTACCGGGAAGGCAGCCGGAGCGCAGACGATGGTGATCGAGGGAAAGAATTCCATAACGATCGAGGGGTGTGATCTGAGCGGGGCAGGGGAGAACGGCGTGATGCTTTACCAGAGTACTTCCGGAGACGCGGCAGAGGGGACCAGTGTGCTGTCTGCAAAAGACAGTGCGATCACGACAACCTCTGACGGTCCGATGTTTTATGTGACTAACACCGAGGCGCGGGTTGACCTGAACAATGTGAGTCTGAATTACAGCTCAGGTGTATTGATCAGCGCGTCCGGAAATGAGACCAATAACTGGGGAACGCCGGGAAACAACGGCGGAAATCTGACATTTACGGCGGCGAATCAGGTCCTGAACGGGAGCGTATTATGTGATGAAATCAGTACGGTCAGCATGAAACTCAGTGGCAGTACAAGATTCGCCGGAAGCATCGATGCTGATCATACGGGGAATGTACAGATTTCCATGGATACGGGAAGCACCTGGAATGTAGCGGGTGATTCGTATGTGACGGTCATCACAGACGGCGACACGTCATTATCCAATATTGAGTCAAACGGACATACGATTTACTATGATGCGTCGGCAGATGGAAATGAATGGCTGGACGGCAGTACAATCACGCTGCCAGGCGGCGGAAGCCTCACCCCCGCCGTCGGGTAG
- a CDS encoding adenylosuccinate synthase: protein MVKAVVGANWGDEGKGKITDMLGKEADIIVRFQGGANAGHTIVNDYGKFALHTLPSGVFYDHTTSVIGNGVALNIPTLMEEIKGIVDQGVPMPKIKVSDRVQMVMSYHILFDQYEEERLAGKSFGSTKSGIAPFYSDKYAKIGFQVSELFDENALREKVERICETKNVVLEHLYHKDPIRPEDIFEELMNYKEMIAPYVCDVSAFLWNAIKEGKEILLEGQLGSLKDPDHGIYPMVTSSSTLAAYGAIGAGIPPYEIKKIITVCKAYSSAVGAGAFVSEIFGEEADELRRRGGDGGEYGATTGRPRRMGWFDCVASKYGCRIQGTTDVAFTVLDVLGYLEEIPVCVGYEIDGEVTMDFPTTSKLQKAKPVMEVLPGWNCDIRGIRKYEDLPENCRKYIEFVEEKIEFPITMISNGPGRNDIIYR from the coding sequence ATGGTTAAAGCTGTCGTTGGAGCAAACTGGGGTGACGAGGGAAAAGGCAAGATCACCGATATGCTGGGGAAAGAAGCTGATATTATCGTAAGATTCCAGGGCGGAGCCAATGCAGGTCATACGATTGTAAATGATTACGGCAAATTTGCACTGCATACTTTGCCATCCGGGGTATTCTATGATCACACAACGAGCGTCATCGGAAACGGCGTGGCATTGAATATTCCGACATTGATGGAGGAGATCAAGGGGATTGTGGACCAGGGGGTTCCGATGCCGAAAATCAAAGTTTCTGACCGTGTGCAGATGGTGATGTCCTACCATATTCTGTTTGACCAGTACGAAGAAGAGCGTCTGGCGGGGAAATCTTTCGGATCCACGAAATCGGGGATCGCACCGTTCTATTCGGATAAATATGCGAAGATCGGGTTTCAGGTGAGTGAACTGTTTGACGAGAATGCACTCCGGGAAAAGGTGGAGCGTATCTGCGAGACCAAGAATGTCGTTCTGGAACATCTGTATCATAAGGACCCGATCAGGCCGGAGGATATTTTTGAGGAGCTCATGAACTATAAAGAGATGATCGCACCGTATGTCTGTGATGTGTCGGCATTTTTGTGGAATGCGATCAAAGAGGGAAAAGAGATTCTGCTGGAAGGACAGCTCGGTTCACTGAAAGATCCGGACCACGGCATCTATCCGATGGTGACATCTTCCTCCACACTCGCGGCGTACGGCGCGATCGGCGCAGGGATTCCCCCCTATGAGATCAAAAAGATTATTACCGTTTGCAAGGCATATTCAAGCGCTGTAGGCGCAGGTGCGTTTGTCTCCGAGATATTCGGGGAAGAGGCGGATGAACTCAGAAGACGGGGAGGCGACGGCGGAGAGTACGGCGCTACGACAGGGCGTCCGAGGCGTATGGGCTGGTTTGACTGCGTTGCATCCAAATATGGCTGCAGGATCCAGGGTACCACGGATGTGGCTTTCACAGTGCTTGATGTTCTCGGATACCTGGAGGAGATCCCGGTATGTGTCGGCTATGAGATAGACGGGGAAGTAACGATGGATTTCCCGACGACCTCTAAGCTTCAGAAGGCAAAACCGGTGATGGAAGTACTTCCGGGATGGAACTGTGATATCCGCGGCATCAGAAAATATGAGGATCTTCCGGAAAACTGCCGGAAATATATTGAGTTTGTCGAAGAAAAAATCGAATTTCCGATTACCATGATCTCCAACGGACCGGGAAGAAATGATATCATTTACCGTTAA